In Candidatus Coatesbacteria bacterium, one DNA window encodes the following:
- a CDS encoding prepilin-type N-terminal cleavage/methylation domain-containing protein: protein MQRVGDSRGFSLVEMLIASAILLIGVAGILLSLPNAERGVAEGSMAGRAALYAAEQLELLEALPLEELQDNRRLACYEDRPEGLFWRRWWVLDAGLRPELEDPDELAETLAEYDLQPGDLDLPRGFLRLKVRLDWTPPRGRPQRLEVGELLDAAR, encoded by the coding sequence GTGCAGCGAGTCGGCGACAGCCGCGGCTTCTCCCTGGTCGAGATGCTGATCGCCTCGGCGATCCTGCTGATCGGCGTGGCGGGAATCCTGCTCAGCCTGCCCAACGCCGAGCGTGGGGTGGCCGAGGGTTCGATGGCGGGGCGGGCGGCCCTCTACGCCGCGGAGCAACTCGAGCTGCTCGAGGCCCTGCCGCTGGAGGAGCTGCAGGACAACCGGCGGCTGGCCTGCTACGAGGACCGGCCCGAGGGGCTGTTCTGGCGCCGCTGGTGGGTGCTGGACGCCGGGTTGCGGCCCGAGCTCGAGGACCCCGACGAGCTGGCCGAGACCCTGGCCGAGTACGACCTGCAGCCCGGGGACCTGGACCTGCCGCGGGGCTTTCTGCGGCTCAAGGTGCGGCTGGACTGGACGCCGCCCCGGGGGCGGCCGCAGCGGCTGGAGGTCGGCGAGCTGCTGGACGCGGCGCGCTAA